From one uncultured Methanoregula sp. genomic stretch:
- a CDS encoding class I SAM-dependent methyltransferase: MTGGKRDFDTVAKTWDENPGRVKLSADVALAITDTIPLSPEMDVLDFGCGTGLLTLRLRPVIHRICGIDSSEGMLAILEEKIRQGNLPNVTARHIDLDRGDQIQGRYHLVVSSMTLHHVQMIQPLLEQFFKILHPGGWLCVADLDPDGGEFHEDPAGVFHQGFEREFLKKAFRDAGFEQVHARRAATMTKPAADGRSRSFTISLISGRKIS, encoded by the coding sequence ATGACCGGCGGAAAAAGGGATTTTGATACCGTTGCTAAAACCTGGGACGAGAACCCGGGCCGCGTGAAACTTTCAGCAGATGTTGCACTCGCAATAACCGACACGATCCCGCTCTCGCCCGAAATGGATGTGCTGGACTTCGGGTGCGGCACCGGGCTTTTAACACTCCGGCTCCGGCCGGTTATCCACCGGATTTGCGGTATCGACAGCTCGGAGGGCATGCTTGCCATTCTCGAAGAAAAGATCCGGCAGGGGAACCTGCCAAACGTGACCGCGAGACACATCGACCTCGACCGGGGCGATCAGATCCAAGGCCGGTATCATCTCGTTGTCAGCAGCATGACCCTCCATCATGTCCAGATGATACAGCCCCTCCTCGAGCAGTTCTTTAAAATCCTCCACCCGGGCGGCTGGCTCTGTGTCGCGGATCTCGATCCGGATGGCGGGGAATTTCATGAAGATCCTGCCGGGGTCTTTCACCAGGGGTTCGAGCGGGAGTTCTTAAAAAAAGCGTTCCGCGATGCCGGCTTTGAGCAGGTGCACGCCCGGCGTGCAGCGACAATGACAAAACCCGCTGCTGATGGCAGATCCCGATCGTTTACTATCTCGCTCATCTCCGGCAGAAAAATATCGTAA
- a CDS encoding DUF4352 domain-containing protein, which translates to MRVIVKSDRVAIIAGILSVLLISLALVPGCLSGEPDAGNTHSLGVPATPSPGSNMTGTPEPAVSTNIPHITPRKKLGLTVNSAVRYQTLPGFNNKAGTGIAVINVSLTNNLATQYQLSREDIYIETEKDQTLEHGGDRLSADMASKYFHFPVRINPGETKTGSIVYIVFTGTTKNNLVLKDNNQTTMARVDLNRIYTYS; encoded by the coding sequence ATGAGAGTCATTGTAAAATCGGATAGGGTAGCTATCATCGCTGGCATACTCTCTGTTCTTCTCATATCACTTGCTCTTGTCCCGGGCTGCCTGTCCGGTGAGCCTGATGCGGGCAATACACATTCCCTTGGTGTTCCCGCAACTCCCTCTCCCGGTTCAAATATGACGGGAACCCCGGAACCGGCTGTTTCCACGAACATTCCGCATATAACCCCGCGAAAAAAACTTGGGCTAACAGTTAATTCTGCTGTCCGTTATCAGACCCTTCCGGGATTTAACAACAAGGCGGGGACTGGTATCGCTGTCATCAATGTGAGTCTCACCAATAACCTGGCCACCCAATATCAATTATCCCGGGAAGATATCTACATCGAGACCGAAAAAGATCAGACATTAGAACATGGAGGAGACCGGCTGAGTGCAGATATGGCAAGCAAGTATTTTCATTTCCCGGTCAGAATCAACCCCGGTGAGACAAAAACCGGATCCATTGTTTATATCGTTTTCACCGGCACGACAAAAAACAACCTTGTACTTAAGGATAATAATCAGACAACGATGGCCCGGGTTGACCTAAATAGAATCTATACATATTCCTGA
- the pth2 gene encoding peptidyl-tRNA hydrolase Pth2, with amino-acid sequence MPKPPEKQISSRPEPEFRYKQCIIIRNDVKMSCGKRCAQAAHASIGAYNGADKTLTKAWMSEGQKKVVLKANDERTLFEIKVIAERAGISTSLIQDAGMTEIPPGTITALGLGPAKSDELDKITGSLTLL; translated from the coding sequence ATGCCAAAGCCCCCTGAAAAACAAATTTCATCCAGACCCGAGCCCGAGTTCCGGTACAAGCAGTGCATCATCATCAGAAATGACGTAAAGATGAGCTGCGGCAAGAGGTGTGCACAGGCAGCACACGCCTCCATCGGTGCTTATAATGGCGCAGACAAAACCCTCACAAAAGCCTGGATGTCCGAGGGGCAGAAGAAAGTCGTCCTCAAGGCAAACGATGAGCGGACCCTCTTTGAGATCAAGGTCATAGCCGAACGGGCCGGCATCTCCACCTCCCTGATCCAGGATGCCGGCATGACCGAGATCCCGCCCGGCACCATCACCGCCCTTGGCCTCGGCCCGGCAAAGTCCGATGAACTCGACAAGATCACCGGGTCGCTCACGCTCTTATGA
- the truD gene encoding tRNA pseudouridine(13) synthase TruD, which translates to MMQSTYPLEHDLGLRYYASNEDGIGGKLRSVAEDFIVEEIPPEPKGGSTGPYLICNLTKTNWELQHAVKEIAKRLAISHRRIGWAGTKDRNAITKQRISIYDVTTEKVGAVRLKDLVLEPIGNSNESLLLGDLQGNRFDILIRDTESPDLARMVESTTKTASEGIPNYFGLQRFGALRPVTHRVGEWILRGDYEQAVLTYVGMVFPGESDSARVVRSEFLESRDIETALHRFPVQLSFERSMLHYLRSHPGDFAGALRELPPKLLSMFVSAFQSYLFNCALSQRFDDGHTMHDPLPGDMLVFANGRTDTATATNLTAVSLHIKRSRCTIALFMPGKEMAAGQVPDATTAALLEEHHITPADYERAAKFVRTKFEGAYRPITLRTGIESSIENKSVRLKFTLPPGHYATTVCREFMKADPAKMI; encoded by the coding sequence ATGATGCAGAGTACGTATCCCCTTGAACACGATCTCGGGCTTCGGTATTATGCAAGCAACGAGGACGGGATTGGCGGGAAACTCAGGTCCGTTGCGGAGGATTTCATTGTTGAGGAGATCCCCCCGGAACCAAAAGGCGGATCAACCGGGCCGTACCTGATCTGCAACCTCACCAAGACCAACTGGGAGCTCCAGCACGCAGTAAAAGAGATCGCCAAACGGCTTGCCATCAGCCACCGCCGGATCGGATGGGCCGGCACTAAGGATCGCAACGCGATCACAAAACAGCGGATCTCCATCTACGATGTGACGACTGAAAAGGTTGGGGCAGTCCGGCTCAAGGACCTCGTGCTCGAACCGATCGGCAACTCGAACGAGAGCCTGCTCCTTGGCGACCTGCAGGGAAACCGGTTCGATATCCTGATCCGCGATACGGAATCGCCGGATCTCGCCCGTATGGTGGAGAGCACAACAAAGACGGCGAGCGAGGGCATCCCCAACTACTTCGGCCTCCAGCGCTTCGGGGCGCTCCGGCCGGTCACGCACCGGGTCGGGGAGTGGATCCTCCGGGGAGACTATGAACAGGCAGTCCTGACCTACGTTGGCATGGTATTTCCCGGCGAGTCTGATTCGGCACGGGTCGTCCGTTCCGAGTTCCTTGAAAGCCGCGATATCGAGACCGCACTTCACCGCTTCCCGGTCCAGCTCTCGTTCGAGCGCTCGATGCTCCACTACCTCCGGTCGCACCCGGGCGATTTTGCCGGGGCGCTCAGGGAACTCCCGCCAAAACTCCTCTCCATGTTCGTCTCCGCATTCCAGTCATATCTCTTCAACTGTGCACTCAGCCAGCGGTTCGATGACGGGCATACCATGCATGATCCGCTCCCGGGCGACATGCTGGTCTTCGCGAACGGCAGGACCGACACGGCCACCGCCACGAACCTCACGGCGGTCTCCCTGCACATAAAACGCAGCAGGTGCACTATCGCGCTCTTCATGCCGGGAAAAGAGATGGCAGCCGGACAGGTTCCCGATGCGACAACGGCAGCACTGCTCGAAGAGCACCATATCACGCCGGCTGACTATGAGCGGGCGGCAAAATTTGTCCGGACAAAGTTCGAGGGGGCATATCGCCCCATAACGCTCAGGACCGGGATCGAATCATCCATTGAAAACAAGAGTGTGCGGCTGAAATTCACCCTGCCGCCCGGCCATTACGCAACAACGGTCTGCCGGGAATTCATGAAAGCTGACCCGGCAAAAATGATCTAG
- the sppA gene encoding signal peptide peptidase SppA — translation MDGNDGVQWPVVGQQAGSQPKRGSGLKWFLVIIFGLLIVAAFVFSTYFLTHDDTRGVTVVRMEGTMVTGEASDGDVIGSEVVGRELRAAADDPMVEAIVLRVDSPGGTPSAAQEIIGDLEYAKTKKPVVVSMGDIGTSAAYYVSAHADRIYANPDTFTAGVGVIWKFSDISRWMSNEGYNVSVIKSGTKKDMGSTSRPLSAEEELYAQKIVSDSFETFIGDVTSQRMIARSDIDDGRVIRGADAVRINVIDELGNLHDAIEGAKKIAKSRT, via the coding sequence ATGGATGGGAATGATGGCGTGCAGTGGCCGGTTGTCGGACAGCAGGCCGGCAGCCAGCCGAAGCGCGGCTCCGGGCTGAAATGGTTTCTTGTCATCATTTTCGGGCTTCTCATCGTGGCCGCGTTTGTCTTTTCCACCTATTTCCTCACCCACGATGACACGCGGGGAGTTACCGTAGTCCGGATGGAGGGAACCATGGTGACCGGGGAGGCATCTGATGGCGATGTTATTGGCAGCGAAGTAGTAGGCCGCGAGCTCCGGGCTGCAGCGGACGATCCGATGGTGGAAGCGATTGTGCTGCGCGTGGACAGCCCCGGCGGGACCCCGTCAGCGGCCCAGGAGATCATCGGCGACCTGGAATATGCCAAGACCAAGAAGCCGGTTGTGGTCTCCATGGGTGACATCGGTACCTCCGCGGCGTATTACGTCAGCGCCCACGCCGACAGGATTTACGCCAACCCCGATACGTTCACAGCCGGTGTCGGCGTCATCTGGAAGTTCTCCGATATCAGCCGCTGGATGAGCAACGAGGGATACAATGTCAGCGTCATCAAGTCCGGGACCAAGAAGGACATGGGAAGTACTTCCCGCCCCCTGAGTGCCGAAGAGGAGTTGTATGCCCAGAAGATCGTCAGTGACAGCTTTGAGACGTTCATTGGCGATGTCACCAGCCAGCGGATGATAGCCCGGTCCGATATTGACGACGGCAGGGTGATACGGGGTGCAGACGCGGTCAGGATCAACGTTATCGACGAACTCGGGAACCTGCACGATGCCATTGAAGGCGCAAAAAAGATAGCGAAATCCCGGACCTAG
- a CDS encoding dihydrofolate reductase family protein, with the protein MTTKTNRPHVLMMSEITADGKLTLKKGASSKILMKYMAHETELLLHNTRAEYDAIMVGANTIRIDNSFLTVRYVQGKSPLRVIPCSMADIPLDANVLGPDAPTAIAVSEAAPADRVEAIRKKGAHIIVAGKKHVELPLLLAILKEKFGVKKLMIEGGPTLNWHMLHDQLVDEIRLIHLPFIVGGSDTPSLVGGMHINTEDEMIRLTLKKYYMCGSNLVSEFDVLYHEAP; encoded by the coding sequence ATGACAACCAAAACAAACCGTCCTCACGTGCTGATGATGTCAGAGATCACTGCCGACGGTAAACTTACCCTGAAAAAAGGGGCCTCCTCAAAGATCCTCATGAAATACATGGCACACGAGACCGAGCTTTTGCTGCACAATACCCGTGCGGAATACGATGCCATCATGGTCGGTGCCAATACGATCCGGATCGACAACTCCTTTCTTACGGTTCGCTACGTGCAGGGAAAGAGCCCGCTCCGGGTGATCCCGTGCAGCATGGCAGATATTCCCCTGGATGCAAACGTGCTTGGTCCTGACGCCCCGACTGCAATCGCGGTCTCGGAAGCAGCCCCGGCCGATCGTGTCGAAGCTATCAGAAAGAAAGGAGCCCATATCATCGTGGCCGGGAAAAAACACGTTGAACTTCCGCTTCTCCTCGCGATCCTCAAAGAAAAATTCGGGGTGAAGAAACTGATGATAGAGGGCGGGCCGACTCTCAACTGGCACATGCTGCACGACCAGCTTGTGGACGAGATCCGGCTCATCCACCTGCCATTCATCGTGGGCGGCTCCGATACCCCGTCTCTTGTCGGGGGAATGCATATCAACACCGAAGATGAGATGATCCGGCTCACCCTGAAAAAATATTATATGTGCGGCAGCAATCTCGTCTCTGAGTTTGATGTCCTGTACCATGAGGCGCCTTGA
- a CDS encoding CDP-alcohol phosphatidyltransferase family protein, which produces MNITALRPRFMKYLEPVADLFVRLRITPNQISLMALLAGIACAYLFFQRQFVLGALLLLLSAIFDLVDGSVARKTGAHTNFGAVFDWIVDKYVDALALLGIGLSGIPIISQFFAVPPMADFAVVAFAIIGSLMNTFIKPVVYAEIGYKEKVEGKIDDPLEGVGFFGRPETFLILILGGLTGFIWASVIIIAVCTNLSAIQRIIYLYRTLA; this is translated from the coding sequence ATGAATATTACTGCCCTCCGGCCAAGGTTCATGAAATACCTGGAGCCGGTCGCAGACCTCTTCGTCCGGTTGAGGATCACCCCCAACCAGATCTCGCTCATGGCACTCCTAGCCGGTATTGCGTGTGCCTACCTGTTCTTCCAGCGCCAGTTTGTCCTGGGGGCACTCCTGCTTCTCCTGTCCGCGATCTTCGACCTGGTGGATGGCAGTGTTGCCCGGAAGACCGGTGCCCATACCAATTTCGGGGCGGTCTTTGACTGGATTGTCGACAAGTACGTGGATGCTCTTGCCCTGCTCGGCATCGGCCTTTCAGGTATCCCGATCATCAGCCAGTTCTTCGCCGTCCCGCCCATGGCGGATTTTGCGGTAGTAGCCTTCGCCATCATCGGTTCCCTGATGAACACCTTCATCAAGCCGGTAGTCTATGCCGAGATCGGGTACAAGGAGAAAGTTGAAGGAAAGATCGACGACCCGCTTGAAGGAGTCGGGTTTTTTGGCCGGCCGGAGACATTCCTTATCCTGATCCTCGGCGGCCTCACCGGCTTTATCTGGGCATCCGTCATCATCATTGCCGTCTGCACGAACCTCTCTGCAATCCAGCGGATCATCTACCTTTACCGGACGCTTGCCTGA
- the artA gene encoding archaeosortase A, translating to MIEYLILISCIGFLAFLVPGRHRKYAAIIGWIFIVLTLFSELPVYFSENNFMYPLVAVLSVPFLVITIKYLLADDSRAVSLSRAAAVAFLIYAPFGFDQVPLFATLGNALIALVVGEIVWILGLLQFPVTLDAWNIIMHNNFRVEIILGCTGIQSIAILLGVAAAVPTTLRQKILAFLLITPTIYFLNLLRNVFVVMAYTDQWFPYYPEIAGNGEPGYESFFWAHNVIAELTALIILIFIAYGLFRLIPNLGKFADDVYQLYYGEIRNAFGRGK from the coding sequence ATGATCGAGTACCTGATCCTGATCTCCTGTATCGGATTTCTCGCGTTCCTCGTACCCGGTCGTCACAGGAAATATGCGGCCATCATCGGCTGGATCTTTATTGTCCTCACGCTCTTTTCCGAGCTGCCGGTCTATTTTTCCGAGAACAACTTCATGTACCCGCTTGTCGCGGTACTCTCGGTGCCGTTCCTCGTCATCACGATAAAATATCTCCTTGCGGATGACAGCAGGGCTGTCAGCCTCTCCCGGGCAGCCGCAGTTGCCTTCCTCATCTACGCACCGTTCGGCTTCGATCAGGTACCCCTGTTTGCAACCCTCGGTAATGCACTCATCGCGCTTGTCGTGGGTGAGATCGTCTGGATCCTCGGTCTCTTACAGTTCCCGGTAACCCTGGACGCCTGGAACATTATCATGCATAACAACTTCCGGGTCGAGATAATTCTCGGCTGCACCGGTATCCAGAGCATTGCGATCCTCCTCGGGGTCGCGGCGGCAGTCCCGACCACCCTGCGCCAGAAGATTCTCGCCTTCCTTCTCATCACCCCGACGATCTACTTCCTCAACCTGCTCCGGAATGTCTTTGTGGTCATGGCCTACACGGACCAGTGGTTCCCGTATTACCCGGAAATTGCGGGCAACGGAGAACCGGGATACGAGAGTTTCTTCTGGGCCCACAATGTTATCGCCGAGCTGACCGCTCTTATCATCCTGATCTTTATCGCGTACGGCCTGTTCCGCCTCATCCCCAACCTGGGGAAATTCGCCGACGACGTGTATCAGTTATATTATGGCGAGATCCGGAACGCGTTCGGCAGAGGTAAATGA
- a CDS encoding transcription factor S, whose amino-acid sequence MFCPECKSLLMSSGGQLKCRKCGYIRKIEGTDQMKKKIMRKENEITIVEEEDGESIKTMPTIQIRCPKCENNLAIWWLRQLRAADESEVRFFRCTECGHTWRQYD is encoded by the coding sequence ATGTTCTGTCCTGAATGCAAAAGTCTGCTCATGTCTTCCGGGGGCCAGCTCAAGTGCCGGAAGTGCGGGTATATCCGCAAGATCGAAGGCACTGACCAGATGAAAAAGAAGATAATGCGCAAAGAAAACGAGATAACTATTGTTGAAGAGGAGGATGGGGAGAGCATAAAAACCATGCCAACCATCCAGATACGGTGTCCCAAATGCGAGAACAATCTCGCCATCTGGTGGCTCCGGCAGCTGCGGGCTGCCGACGAGAGCGAAGTGCGGTTCTTCAGGTGCACTGAATGCGGCCACACCTGGCGCCAATACGATTAA
- a CDS encoding response regulator, whose amino-acid sequence MNGPPPVGNEGIVDIFVLSKNESLAPVIREHMEQNGYQVTLFDDDGHLLEALKTGKPNLIICDTTDHALPFYEVCRQIKDDRDLWIIPVLILTRAADLSDLLFVLDSNADNFISFPYDLPYLHSLIGGMLETRVERPTPEQIKTQFKIEHNDHDFVITADRRKLLEFLLSSFEIAVSRRDEIARAKDQIRALDQSVKKLESDAGENKRVIRAQNEKLEQKDQDLDAFRAEIKEKEHLIGGKARENESLKSETEKISSLLSDARDNLRTLTEETEADAASFKAEINTLNGKITDLLGELDTRTRENSESKESLRQALEKYSLAEKSLAEIRIQKEQADAALANLTHEHTGVQESLRQVFERCSLSEKNLTELRIQKEQADTALANLTREHTGVRESLRQVSDRCSLAEKDLAELHTEKAQTDTALADLTRDYDDVNVAYRAEREKSLAAEKEATTIIASKTDRENELTRILEELESVSKQQKSDIAGYADALADEKARSANLEVQITSLEKEKDLGESELRTRLDELQEQLADLRIQYSAATAVIEEKETALKSLDLNFAALNLEMDKIRENVHRLTTELEDTRSALNDEKLDRSTREDEILKLTAEKDRLSDHARSLSKTIEEIQSLLIREKEERRLSEDRLNDVIGKQDAMLQNLRGAHEDVKSNLDLHRSDLVQMRSDLDQAVRVRSELEKDLATARARIQVLEEENQSVSAGHARNGQQVRSLGDELEQIRSALETERRLRHVAEESLKSALVAHERSSQDLGRLISERGSLDTALDAEHRSRQETERSKEAIQKDLEVTREKLGAAQRQQEIQSDKQKAQIRDLFNEIESARSRQKTLEDLVETLQREKQVAENTASSLSAEIDQARTALADEWEDHMTDQERLQVADDEKERVTKRAIIVKGPDLPMVVRPPSPPMNIPPAPEPDASVITRVEDLFEDDEPDGAVQKDDPLAVENREPAENTPDESPGDPVTTVPDSYGGDDDSSGQDDPETETDSPEETDEQDEMIPDSSREHRIPSGFTFNRAQWFDLLRWSHHSGALSQEQRMQIVRMGRLIQRGRKLTAKQEEQVMEMIALARTLGYSFSQ is encoded by the coding sequence ATGAACGGCCCCCCGCCAGTCGGAAACGAAGGTATCGTTGATATCTTCGTTTTAAGTAAAAATGAATCACTGGCTCCTGTGATCAGGGAGCACATGGAGCAGAATGGATACCAGGTAACCCTTTTCGATGACGACGGACACCTTCTTGAAGCCCTGAAAACCGGAAAACCCAACCTCATTATTTGTGATACAACAGATCACGCATTGCCTTTCTATGAGGTCTGCAGGCAGATCAAGGATGACCGGGATCTCTGGATAATTCCTGTCCTGATACTCACCCGGGCAGCCGATCTGTCGGATCTCCTGTTCGTGCTGGACAGCAATGCAGACAATTTCATCTCATTCCCCTATGATCTTCCCTATCTCCACTCCCTCATCGGAGGGATGCTCGAAACCCGGGTAGAGCGGCCGACTCCTGAACAGATCAAGACCCAGTTCAAGATCGAGCACAACGACCATGACTTTGTCATTACCGCTGATCGCAGGAAACTCCTTGAATTTCTCCTCTCCTCGTTTGAGATCGCCGTAAGCAGGCGCGATGAGATCGCACGGGCAAAAGACCAGATCAGGGCGCTCGACCAGTCGGTTAAAAAACTCGAATCCGATGCAGGAGAGAACAAGCGGGTCATTCGCGCCCAAAACGAGAAACTGGAGCAGAAAGATCAGGATCTGGACGCGTTTCGGGCAGAGATCAAGGAAAAAGAGCACCTGATCGGAGGAAAGGCCAGAGAGAATGAGTCCCTTAAATCCGAGACTGAAAAAATTTCTTCGCTCCTCTCGGATGCCCGGGACAATCTTCGCACACTGACCGAGGAAACCGAGGCTGATGCTGCCTCCTTCAAAGCGGAGATCAATACCCTGAACGGGAAGATAACAGATCTTTTGGGAGAGCTGGACACAAGGACCCGGGAAAATTCGGAAAGTAAGGAATCCCTCCGGCAGGCCCTGGAAAAGTATTCACTTGCCGAGAAGAGCCTCGCGGAAATCCGGATACAGAAAGAGCAGGCCGATGCGGCACTTGCAAATCTTACCCATGAACATACGGGAGTCCAGGAATCCTTAAGACAGGTCTTCGAACGATGTTCACTCTCAGAAAAGAACCTCACAGAACTCCGGATACAGAAAGAGCAGGCCGATACAGCTCTTGCGAATCTTACCCGTGAACATACGGGGGTCCGGGAATCCCTCCGGCAAGTTTCAGACAGATGTTCACTCGCCGAGAAAGATCTCGCAGAACTCCATACAGAGAAAGCACAGACCGATACAGCTCTTGCAGATCTCACGCGGGATTATGATGATGTGAACGTGGCCTATCGTGCAGAAAGGGAAAAATCTCTTGCAGCGGAAAAGGAAGCAACAACGATCATTGCTTCAAAAACAGACCGGGAAAATGAACTGACCCGGATTCTTGAGGAGCTGGAAAGCGTATCAAAACAGCAGAAATCCGATATTGCGGGATATGCCGATGCGCTTGCAGATGAGAAGGCCCGCAGTGCAAATCTTGAAGTCCAGATAACCAGTCTTGAGAAAGAGAAAGATCTTGGAGAATCCGAGCTGCGCACGAGGCTCGATGAGCTGCAGGAGCAGCTTGCCGATCTCCGGATTCAATACAGTGCGGCAACCGCCGTGATCGAAGAAAAAGAGACTGCCCTCAAATCACTGGATCTCAATTTCGCAGCACTGAACCTGGAGATGGACAAGATCCGGGAGAACGTCCATCGCCTCACTACGGAACTTGAGGATACAAGGTCTGCTCTCAACGACGAGAAACTCGACCGGTCAACCCGCGAGGATGAGATCCTTAAGCTGACTGCTGAAAAAGATCGGTTATCAGATCATGCCCGCTCTCTCTCAAAGACCATTGAAGAGATCCAGTCTTTGCTCATACGCGAGAAAGAAGAGCGCCGGCTGTCTGAGGACAGGCTTAATGACGTGATCGGCAAACAGGATGCCATGCTCCAGAATCTCCGCGGGGCTCATGAGGATGTGAAAAGCAACCTGGACCTGCACCGGTCCGATCTGGTGCAGATGAGATCCGATCTCGACCAGGCAGTGAGAGTAAGGTCTGAACTGGAGAAAGACCTTGCAACAGCCCGGGCCAGGATCCAGGTGCTCGAAGAGGAGAATCAGTCAGTATCGGCAGGACATGCGAGAAACGGGCAGCAGGTCCGTTCACTGGGAGATGAACTGGAGCAGATCAGGAGTGCGCTTGAGACAGAGAGGCGGTTGCGTCATGTTGCCGAAGAAAGCCTGAAGTCTGCTCTCGTGGCCCATGAACGGTCCAGCCAGGATCTCGGGCGCCTTATCAGCGAGCGGGGCAGCCTGGATACTGCCCTTGATGCCGAACACAGGTCCCGCCAGGAGACAGAGCGCTCAAAGGAAGCGATCCAGAAGGATCTGGAGGTAACCCGTGAAAAACTCGGGGCTGCACAACGGCAGCAGGAGATCCAGTCAGATAAGCAGAAAGCACAAATCCGGGATCTTTTCAATGAGATCGAGTCTGCACGCTCACGCCAGAAAACGCTGGAAGATCTTGTGGAGACGCTCCAGAGGGAAAAACAGGTTGCGGAAAATACCGCCTCGTCCCTTTCAGCAGAAATTGACCAGGCAAGGACGGCTCTTGCCGATGAATGGGAAGACCACATGACCGACCAGGAGCGGCTCCAGGTGGCAGATGATGAGAAAGAACGGGTAACAAAAAGGGCGATCATTGTAAAAGGCCCGGATCTCCCGATGGTTGTCAGGCCACCGTCTCCTCCGATGAATATCCCCCCGGCCCCTGAGCCGGACGCTTCTGTAATCACCAGGGTTGAAGACCTTTTTGAAGATGACGAGCCGGATGGAGCGGTTCAGAAAGATGATCCGCTGGCCGTTGAGAATCGGGAACCTGCTGAAAATACCCCGGACGAATCCCCCGGGGATCCCGTCACAACCGTGCCGGATTCCTATGGAGGGGACGATGACAGTTCAGGACAGGATGATCCCGAAACAGAAACAGATTCGCCGGAAGAGACCGATGAGCAGGATGAGATGATTCCCGATTCGTCACGGGAACACCGTATTCCATCCGGGTTTACATTCAACCGGGCACAATGGTTTGATCTCCTCCGCTGGTCACATCATTCCGGTGCACTCTCGCAGGAGCAAAGGATGCAGATCGTACGGATGGGCCGGCTCATCCAGAGAGGCAGGAAACTGACCGCGAAGCAGGAAGAACAGGTTATGGAAATGATTGCCCTTGCCCGGACACTCGGCTACAGCTTCTCGCAGTGA